Part of the Sodalinema gerasimenkoae IPPAS B-353 genome is shown below.
TACGTTTTGTTGCAATTGTCCCTTAGGAATTGGGGGACACCTGTTTGGGGAGTCCCGTTTCAGGATCGAGCGATCGCAAGGCTTGCGCCCACTTCAGGGCCAGGCTAATTTCAGTAAAGGGAACCAGAATCGGCCCCTCATCGCCTCGATAAAAACAAAGGCTAACCGTGCGACTGGTTTTGGGGGGATAGGCTTCGTTAATTCCATGACCATTCACCTGAACCTCCATAGCCGTGACTTCTTTCAGGGAGAACTCCTGCATCTCCAGCACTCCAGTCCGGCTGGGTTTACCCCACACCAGGCGATCGCCCCGTTGCCCCAAAACTGACAGAATATCGTATTTAGCGCGATCGAAGCCCTTCGCCCAACCTTGATAGGCATCCACTTTACGAAACTCATTCCAGCCCGCCCACGCCAAACCAAAAAACAACACCAGCAAGGGCAACCAAATTAAACCGCGTTCCATAACTCTCTCAAAAACTGCTCTCCCCATTGTCCCCCGTTCAGGGCCCACTCGCGATGCGTTATCTTGGGAGAACCTAGATGATTCTCCATGATCAATTGTCCATTATCGGGTGTGGTCTAACCGTTCAACCAGACAACTCAGTCGGTTCTACATCCACCAAAACCAGTTAACACCATGAAAAATTTTCTACTCACTTGCCTATTTTTCCTGGGCTTGGGGTGGGCCTTAGCGACCTTCTCAGGACTCGCCAATCAAGGAACCTACGAGTCCCTGATTCTCAACTTCCGCGATGACCTCTCCTCAGCCGAGGTCAGCCAGCAGTTAGAGGAGATGTCGCAACAGTTCAACCTCACCCCTCGTCTCAACAGCGAATTTTCCCAACGGGATCACATTTATATTGTCGAGGGCGATCGCGAAGTTCTGCAAGACCTGCGTCGCCAATTCCGGCCTTACCTACAGTTCGCCGAACCCAACTATATTTATGGCGTTCCCGAGAAGCCGATTCAGTCTAGCTTTGACGGCAGCGCCATTCCTGGACTGTCCAAGTCCTATCCCAACGACCCCCTCTATTCCAAACAATGGAACCTCAAAGCCATTAACGTCGAAGGGGCCTGGGCCGACAGTACCGGCGAGGATATCATCGTGGCGGTAATTGACACCGGGATTCTCAAAGTCGCCGACTTAGAGGGAACCGAGTTTGTTGAAGGCTACGATTTCGTCAACGACCAAGTCACCGCCGATGATGATAACGGTCACGGAACCCATGTGGCCGGAACCATCTCCCAGACCACCGATAACGAGTTCGGCGTGGCGGGGATTGCCTATCAGGCGAAACTAATGCCCCTAAAGGTTCTCAGTAAACAGGGCGGGGGTACGGTCAGTGATATTGCTGAGGCCATCCGCTTTGCCGCTGACCATGATGCCGATGTCATTAACCTCAGTTTAGGCGGCAGTGGCGAGAGTCACCTGATGCGCGATGCCATCGACTATGCCTATAACAAGGGAGTCGTCATTATCGCCGCCGCCGGGAACGCTAATCAGAACAGTGCCGGCTATCCGGCCCGCTATCCCCGCGTCTTAGGAGTAGCTGCCAGTAACGCCGCCGGAGACAAAGCCCCCTACTCTAATTTTGGCGCTGGCGTTGATATTTCTGCCCCTGGCGGTGATACCCGCAATGGGGAAACCGGGGGGATTCTTCAACATACCCTCAATCCTCAAGATGGGTCAGCGGTCTTTGCCGCCTTTCAGGGAACCAGTATGGCCTCGCCTCACGTCGCTGCTGTGGCGGCCTTGGTGAAAGCCACCGGGGTTGAGAGTCCCGATGAGGTCATGACAATCCTCAAGGAGTCGGCCCGTGCGGTGGAGGAGGATAGTTTTAACCATTTTGGGGCTGGTCATCTCGATGCCGCCTCCGCTGTCCAGTTGGCGGTGAAAGGCCAGTTGAATTTCCGGGACTTTTTCCGCTGGTTACGGGATAACGGCTATTTGAACCCTCGTTTTTGGATTGATGGGGGAACCATCGCCCTGATTCCCAAGTTAGCGATGGTGATTGGGTCCTATTTGCTGGCCTGGTTGCTACGCAATTACTTCCCCTTCCGCTGGAATTGGAATCTGGCCACGGGGTTGGTCATGGGAAGTTCGGGGGTCTTCATTCTCCGCAGCTTCTATGTATTTGACTTGCCCCAATGGCCCCTACGGCTGGCGGGGAGTTCCCTGCCGGAGTTAGGGACAGCGGTTCAGGGGAATCCGGCGTTGAACCCCATTTTTGCTAGTGTCTTGATTCCAGGAGTGCTACTGGTGTTGCTATTGGGTCATGCTCAACGGAAGTGGTGGGCCATTGGCGCAACCCTTGGGGTGGCAAGTTGTTTGGCTGTCAGTGCGGTGGTAGACCCTGAGTTAGTCTGGCTGGGCAGTGGCTGGCTGGCCCGAGGCTTCTTGGCGGCGAATGCGATCGCCTGTTGGATGTTGGCCCGATTGGCCGCGAAACCTGGAGGAATTACAGCATGAAGCTAACCGGAGTGATCAAACACGTCGCCATGGGGACGGGGACCTGGACCCTCGAAACGGAGACGGGGCAAGTCTATGAACTCCATGAAAGCACCCCGTCAGAGGTCTTACAGTCCGGTCAATCCGTCACCTTAGAGGGAACCGTCCGTGATGATGTGATGACCCTAGCTGCCGTGGGTCCAGTTTTTGAGGTTAAATCCTTCCAACTGGGAACTGATACTTAGGCGGGTCAGTCACTGAATAATGAATGCCATTAAAAACACTTTGGACTTAAAAAATCCAAGGTGTTTTTGCTTTTTACGTGAAAACAACTAGATTAATTAAGTGAAAATACGTAGAAAGCTAACCCGTATTTTTTCTAGGTCTATCATTGGTTTTAAAAACGAAATGTCGGCAATTTAGAGGTCAGGGATGAGTTAAGGTCAATATCTGTATTCTTCACGGGGTAAGGCATAGACTGATTACAGGCTGTGTTTGAGAATGACTGTTCTATTTATGAAGCTTATGTAAAGCTACAGACGTTAAATAATAAAGTTTGGGTGAACTCTTGCCAAAACAGAAGACATCGTAGAAAGAGTCCCCTAAGATAAGGATGTGGACAAAAACACCACCTCAACGAAGGCGACGACCCAGAACTCGGTTCGCTTTCTAAACCTAAACTATTTAGAATGGAGCCATTCCCAATGAAATTCTTTAACTTAACCCTTGTGGGTCTGTCCGTTGCCACCGTCGCCTCCTTGACGCTTGGTGTTGAAGGAGCGAGCGCTCGCCCTGGGCGGGGTAATGGTAATGGGGGAGGTAATTCTAGCTCTAGCGGCGGTCTTGTCGCCCAAGAAACTTGTAACATCGCGAACCTAACCGGAACCACGGACTGCGAAGGGATCTTTGACGGCAACGATTCCAATAGCATCACCACCAGTACTGAGATGTTCGGTAAGACAGGCTGGTCGGAAATCTGGAAAGTTGATGATAGCAGTGGCACTGAAGGCCCTCTCACCGTTGCTCTAAATAATGCTGGTCAGGAAACCTCCGGGACTTGGACACTCTCTGAAGACTTTAACTTCGACCTCTACGACTCTGTCATGTTCGTCCTCAAAGGCGGTCCAACCTTTACCGCTTACAAGTCTGATGGCGTAACCATGTCGGGAACCTGGAACACGGATGATTTACGCAATGGTGGTGGAGGTGTCGGACCTGGCTTGTCTCACTTCACAGTCTGGACGACTGGCAGCGGAAGTGGTGGCAATGGTCCCGAACCCACCCCGGTTCCCGAACCCGCTGCTCTTCTCGGTTTAGGTTCTGTGGCTTTGGCCTCTCGGTTCCTGCGCCGCAAGTCTGAAGACGCTTAGGTCTCCTGGGTGTTAAGGTCTCTGGTCTAGTCTGGCTGCTCAGGCTCACGGACATTTAATAATCTTCTCTCCATACCCCCCGATCTAGGTCGGGGGGTTTTTTAATTCCTCCTCTCCCCTCTCGTGTCATGGCTGAAGCCGTGACACGCGCTCTGGGCGGCTCTGCCGCCTGCATTTGGGAGGCAGAGCCTCCCCAAGGGCATGACTTGGCAGAGCTAAGTCACGAGATTACGGTATTTTTACGTGCATTCACGGTCTAATCTGGCAAAATCACCATGAATGGGAGGATTACAGGGAAATGGTTCTTGAAGCTTACGTGAAGACACGCAGGCGGTATTGTGAAGCTTCGATGAAATCTGCGTAGCTTTGGTTACATACTAGACCTCTTGGTTTAGAATGACAGTAGAAACACGTAAAGTCTAGTTCGAAAGCCGCAGTCGCGGGTTTCTCTGGATATTTCCCTTGATAACCCTTTAGGACGTTCCGATAATGAAACTATTAAACTCAACCACCACAACCCTCTGCGGCATCGCTGTTGGCCTCCTCGCCGCCTCCGCTCCCGCCCAAGCAGCTAACCTCGTCTGGGGTACGCAGTCTGGCAACGACTGCTCAGGTTTCTTTGGCACAGGATTTGAAAACTGTGAAGTCAACGGCTCTCCGGTGATTGCTAAAGTTGATTATGAAGATGACAATATAGCTGAATGGGAAACTAACTCCATGTTCCCCACCATCACCGGCGTAGAATGGACGTTTGATGATGACGGGGCAGCCAGCGGCACTTGGACATATACTAAGGATGATTCTGCAGATCCCGATATTCGCTATTGGGTTGCCAAAGGCGGTAATAGCTTTAACCTCTTCTATCACATTGCCGATGATGCAGATGCCTCTGCTTGTATGGGGGCCAATGCGTTCAGCTCTGAGTGTTTGCAACAAGCAATTGTCTCAACCACTGGGGAATGGTTTACTCCCAACACTCCTGGTCCTGTGGGTAATCAAGCTGGCCTGTCTCACCTGACGTTCTATGATACGAAAAATGGTGAACCTAATCCAATTCCTGAACCCGCTACGATCTTCGGTTTAGGTGCGATCGCCCTAGCCTCCCGCTTCCTCCGTCGCAAATCTGACGACGCATAACATCCAGGAACGAGATTAGATATTAACTCGGTCTATCAACGCCCCCAAGCGTAACTTGGGGGCGTTTTTGTGGGGTCATTCAGGGAGCTTGCCGGGAGGGTCGGCAAAATGTGAGAATGCTAGGGTAGTTCGACCGTCACAGTCTCGAAACCTTATGGCCAGTCAATCCCCCATCCCTGTCGTTGTTAACGGTGCTGCCGGAAAAATGGGCCGCGAAGTCGTCAAAGCCGTTGCCCAAGCAGAAGATATGATGCTCCTCGGGGCGGTGGATACCAATCCCAACGTGGCGGGCCAGGATGTGGGTGAGGTGGCCGGCTGTGGTCCTCTGGAAGTGCCAATTCTCAGTGACTTACAAAGTACCTTAGTCATGGCCACCCAGGAACAAACTCAAGGGGTGATGGTGGATTTCACTCATCCCAGTGGTGTCTATGAGAATATCCGAGCGGCGATCGCCTATGGGGTGCGTCCGGTTGTAGGAACCACGGGCCTAAGTCCTGAACAAATCCAAGATTTGGCAGAATTTGCCGAAAAAGCCAGTACCGGCTGTCTGATTATCCCCAACTTCTCCATTGGGGTGGTGCTGATGCAGCAGGCGGCCATTCAAGCCTCGAAATACTTTGACCATGTGGAGATTATCGAACTCCATCATAATCAAAAAGCCGATGCCCCTTCAGGAACAGCTATTAAAACCGCCGAAATGTTGGGGGAATTGGGCAAACGCTATAACCCAGCGGCGGTTGAGGAAGAGGAGAAGTTACAAGGGGCCCGAGGGAGTGTGGGCCAAGAAAATATCCGTATTCATAGTGTCCGCCTTCCGGGACTGATTGCCCACCAAGAGATTCTCTTTGGGGCCCCCGGCCAGGTCTATACCCTACGCCATGATACGAGCGATCGCGCCTGTTATATGCCCGGAGTCCTTCTGTCGATTCGCCAAGTCACCCAACTCAACGCTCTGGTGTATGGCTTAGAGAAGATCATCTAATCTCCAGTTCCCCCAAGAGTGCCACCCCTCCAGTCAAGTTTTGTCATTATTCGTACACTAGAGATAGCCCATCTTGTCGGTTTAAGTCGGAATCGACAGACACTTGGTGACGGTTCCCACGGACACCGAGGCGATCGCACTTGGAAGATACAACATGGTCGAAATTCTCGCCGCCCTGTCTGCATCCGCTGCGGCTGGCCTGAGAATTGGTCTACCTCTGCTGATGATTGGCTTGGTGAAAACCAATCTTTGGTCGGATGTGCCACTTCTCTCCAACTTCTCTCCCTCCCTGGTAGTAGGAGTTCTCGCCGCTTGGTCTTGTTTTGAACTCTTTGCTTCAAAACAACTTCTCGGGCAACGAGTGTTACAAATCATGCAATTGGTCTTTTCGCCCATCGCCGGGGCGATTGTCGGCATGGCGGTGGCCCAACTCGCGGAGATTGAAGATTGGCAAGTTGGGGTAATCGGGATTGTTGGCGGACTGCTGGCATTGGTGTTGCAATTGGTGCAAACGGGTTGGTTTTTCCGGTTACGGGGACTCCCTATCTGGGCCATTTGGCTGCAAGATGCCCTCTCAGTGCTCCTCGTCCTCTTTGCCTTTGATGCCCCACAACAGGGGGGCTTGATTGCCCTCCTCCTATTATGGCTGGCCATTCGCAGTTCCTCGGCTTGGTATCGTTGGCATCGCCAGGAACGCTACAAACGTCGTTTGATGCAACACGCGGAATATCAGGAAGCCCTAGAGGAGGAGGAGGAAAACCAGCAATCCTAGAAAAATTTCAGAAATTTTGCCAAAGTCTCCGGAATCCCTCCCCTCCCGACGAAAGTAAAAGATAGGTAGATGCACCCTGATGATTCAACCCCGGCAATTACACCCCGCCGGGGTTTTTTTGTGGCTTCCCCCTCAAAAGGGCCATCTCAGCCAGCGGCGGAGACTGTTGGAGAGGCGATCGCCCAGAGTAATTTCATCGAGCCAAGTGGCTTCGTTAGCGGCCCATTCATCCACCACCACTCGCCCGAGGGGAGTTAAGCGAAAACTATCGGTAATTCCCTGGCCATCCACTTCTCGCCGTAAAACCCCTACATTAATCAGCCACAATAAATCATTCTCAGCCGCAAGTTCTCCCAGGGGATAGAGGCTATATCCCTGTTGTACCCCCGTCTCACCGACAATCTTTTCCAAGAAAATCCCCTGTTGACGGAAGTCTTGATAAAGTTTCAGGGTGAAGGGGGCGCAACGGATGGCCCGACGGGCGCGATCGAGGCTAGTTTCGGAATAGGGAATCGAGGTCGAGGGGGGAAGCGTCATAACTCATGGGGCCGGGGGACTTGTACCCTGTATTCTAAAGGAACAGAGGTTACAAGTTCCTCTTCCCGTCCTCGATTTTCCCTGTCTGCTCTAGTTCCCATGTCCATTGTTGTCGCCACGTTCTACCAATTTGTCCCCCTCCAGGATCTCGACTCCCTGCGATCGCAGCTTCTGGAGTTCGGGGGCGATCGCCATCTCAAAGGAACCCTGATTCTTGCCCCAGAAGGCATCAACGCCACCGTCGCCGGACCCCGAACGGCGATCGATTACCTCATGGCAAAACTGCGCCAAATGCCCCAATTTCAAAGCTTAGAACGCCTAGAGTATAAAGAGTCTCAAAGCCAAACTTCCCCCTTCCAACGCTTCAAAGTTCGCATCAAACCGGAAATTGTCACCTTCAGACAAGAGAATATCAACCCTCAAGAAACCGTAGGAACCTATATTCAAGCTACGGAGTGGAATCAACTCATCTCAAATCCCGAGGTCACCCTCATCGATACTCGCAATGAGTTTGAAGTCGAAATCGGCACATTTAAGGGCGCTCAAAACCCCAAAACCTCAACATTCACGGAGTTTCCAGATTATATCAAAGAAAATTTAGACCCCCAAAAAACTCCTAAAGTTGCCATGTTTTGCACCGGAGGAATTCGTTGTGAAAAAGCAACATCTTATCTCTTAAAACAAGGATTTAAAGAAGTTTATCACCTCAAAGGAGGGATTCTCAAATACCTCGAAGACGTCCCCGAAGAGGACAGTTTATGGGAGGGAGACTGTTTTGTCTTCGATGAGCGAGTGGCGGTACGACATGGTCTAGAACGAGGAGACTATGAACTCTGTCTCAGTTGTGGACATCCCCTCTCCCCAGAAGAGCGCAACTCTCCCCACTACGACTGGGGGATTTCCTGTCCCCATTGTTACGGAAGTCTGAGCGAGGAGAAACGCCGCCGCCGAGAAGAAAAAGTGCGCCAGCTACAGCTTCAACGCCAACGTCAAGCCGTCAGCGATGGGAACGACACTTAACGAGATGCGATCGTCTTGATGGAGGGCAAGGTTAAACTCACGAATTGCCTGAGTGCGTTTATCGCTGACCGTTTCATCAGCAACTTGCCCCGACCATAAAACATTATCGATCGCAATCAGGCCCCCCGATCGCACCAGTTGCAGAGATTTCTCGTAATAGTGGGGATAGTTACGCTTATCCGCATCAATAAAGGCAAAATCAAAACTCTCGGCCTCTCCTGCGGCCAAAAGTTGATCCAGACTGTCTAAGGCGGGGGCCAAGCGTAACTCAATGTTGTCAGCGACTCCGGCTTGTTGCCAATAGCGACGGGCGATCGCCGTCGTCGTTTCATCAATATCACAAGTTACCAGCCGGCCCTCCGGGGGCAATGCCAGGGCCACCACCAAGGCACTATAACCAGTAAATGTGCCAATTTCTAGGGTTTTTCGCGCCCCGAGAAGCTGTACCAGTAGGGCCATAAACTGCCCCTGTTCCGGCGCAATCTGCATCCTGGCACCGGGTAAGTGGGCGGTTTCCTGGCGCAACTGCTGTAATACTGGATGCTCTCGGAGGGAGATATTGAGGAGATAATCGTGGAGTTGGGGGGATAAGCCGAGGGTTTTGGGGGACATGGGGGAAGAAGGCAGTAGGCAGTAGGCATAACCCACCCCGCCCTCCGGGCACCCCTCCCAAGAGGGGATAGACGTAGGGGCGTACCCTTGTGGTCGGTGAGCGATAGCCGAACCGTGGTCGCCCGAGGCAATAGGGGGGATGCCGTGAGGGGTTAAAATGGGAGTCAACTGACTATGTTAAAGCGTTACAGGGTTTTTACCACGGGATGGATACTACAGAAAATCGGATTGAACTCCCAGATGATTTAGAGGATGCGATCGCCCAGGCGAAGGCGGCGACGAAAGCAGCCCTGGAGGATGGCTATCGCGTAATCCAGGTTGAGATCGTCTATCCAGAACTAAAGGCCCAACCTATTGCTGAAACCTTTATCCCCGTACTGACGGAGATGGGTTATAACCTCAAAGTCATGTTCCCCGACACTGGGGCCGCAGCTTTGGCGCGGCGGGATTGGGGAGATACCCCCTTTAAAATTACCGATGTGGGCAGTCGTCGCCTCCCCGTCACCAGTCAGATGGAAGAGACGGATGAGTGCTATCTGTTGGTGGAACCGTCGGATGTGGAAATTGAACAAGTCGAGAAACTGGCCAACGAAGCCGGCGATCGCCCGGTTATTCTCCTCCTCCCTCGCCTCGAAAGTGTTGCCACCGTGGGCATTGGCTACGCCGCCCGCCAGTTACGGGAACGCTTCCTCAGCAAAATCACCTCATGCTATTATGTTCGTCCCCTTCCCGGTGGCGCTCTCTTACGGATTTATCCCTCGCCCTGGATTGTCTGGACGTTAAATGAGGAGAATCAATATGAGGTGTTAACGGAAATGTCCTACAAACCCGTTGGCGAGGAACTTGAACGCCTACTAATGGGTGAAGAACTCGAAGACAGTTCCCCCGAACCCAGCGAGAGTGACTCCAACGCTCCCCCAAGTTCCAACAAACCCCAATCCCGAGGCCTATTCGCCGAAGTCCAACGCTTCATCCGCGCCCTCACCCAGTAAAAGGCAAGAGGCAATAGGCAAAAGGCAAAAGGGAGGTGTTTCCCGTTCCCTATTCCCCCCCCTACTGCCTACTGCCTACTGCCTACTGCCTAGGGCGACCACGGTTCGGCTATCGCTCACCGACCACAAGGGTACGCCCCTACGTCTTTTTTGTTCCCTGTTCCCTGTTCCCTGTTCCCTTCCCCTATGCCAGACTTACAAGACGAACTCATTGAAGTTCTCCAAGAACCCCCAGATTTAGACTTTGATCTGCCCAATCCTGAGGATGAGGATTTACCAGATTTTGAGTTTTTGCAACAAATTGATCGCGCCTGGTTGGTGTGCGATCGCTTTAACTTACAAACCGATATTTGGCGGGGGCGGATTTTGCGGGCCGTGCGCGATCGCGAAAAAATTGGCGGTGAGGGACGGGGTAAAGGCTTTCTCAAATGGCTCAGCGAACGGGAAATCAGCAAAAGTCAAGCCTATTCCCTGATTGAACTGGCCAATAGTGCCGACACCTTACTCCAACAGGGTAAACTCGACCCCAACAGCATTAACAACTTCAGTAAACGAGCCTTTGTCGAAACCGCCAACTCCCCCATCGAAGTCCAGCAACTGGTAGCCTCAGCGGCCCAGGATGGCGATCGCATTACCCGCCGCGAAGTCAAACAACTCTCCGATGAGTGGATGGCCATGACATCAGAGTTATTACCTGAAGAAGTCCGGGATTTAGCAGCGGATCACTCCTTACCCGCCCGCCATGTAGCCCCGCTGGTTCGAGAACTCGAAAAACTCCCAGAAAACCATCTCAAAGAGATTCAACGGGAAGCCGCCGAACATCCCGATGTGGAAACATTAAAACAACTCACCACCGAAGCCCGCAATCTCTCAAAATATATTGACGCCGCCTCTCAGGTACAAACCCTACAAGATCCGTCCCTGGATTTAGAAATGGCCCTAGAAGAGGCCCTACGGATCGGTTCCTTGAGTGTCGCCTCAGATTTGGTCAAACAGGCGGCCCAACTCGAACAAACGGTGACAAAACTCTATACCACCTGGAAGCGTCTCTCCAGCCAAGCCGATCGCCTCTATGTGGACACCGGGGCCAGCACCCCCAACCTGCGATCGCTCATCACCATCGTCGAACGCATCAGCGGCCCCATCATCGAAGTTCCCCTTGATGACAGCGGCGAACACAGCGTTCGTCTACAAATCCTGAGCGACTAACCCAAGCCAAGCAAATTAAGGCGGTGCGTTCCGGCAAATTCCCATTAAACGCTCAAAGCTAACAACGATTGCAAGCCGGAACACACCCTACCCTCCCCATCTTGCCCCGGGGTGAGGGGTGGGTTACCCCCTATTCCCTATCCCCTGTTCCCTATTCCCTATTCCCTATGCACCCTATTCTCATTACCGGAGGAGCCGGATTTATCGGCTCAAACTTTGTTCGCCACTGGTGTCAAAACTATCCAGAAGCCCCTGTCGTGGTTCTCGATGCCCTCACCTATGCCGGAAATCGCGCCAATATCGCCGACCTCGAACAACAAGGTAAACTAACCTTTGTTCAGGGCAATATCTGCGATCGCCCCCTCCTGGATCGTCTGTTGAGTGAACATGAAATTGATATCGTGGCCCATTTCGCCGCCGAATCCCATGTTGATCGCTCAATCCTCGGCCCCGAAGCCTTTATCCAAACCAACGTCGTCGGCACATTTACCCTCCTCGAAGCCTTCCGTCAGCATTACAGCCAACATCAACGGGGACGATTTCTCCATGTCTCCACCGATGAAGTCTACGGAAGTCTCGGCCCAGACGATCCTCCTTTCTCCGAAACCACCGCCTACGCACCCAATAGTCCCTATTCCGCCTCCAAAGCCGGAAGTGATCATCTCGTACGTTCCTACTTCCATACCTATGGCCTACCAACCCTAATCACCAACTGTTCCAATAACTACGGCCCCTATCACTTCCCCGAAAAACTGATTCCCCTGATGTGTATCAACATCCTCCTCGGGAAACCCCTCCCCATCTATGGAGATGGGCAAAATGTGCGGGATTGGCTCTATGTAGAAGACCACTGTAGCGCCCTGGATACAGTGATTTTTAACGGACGTCCTGGACAAACCTATAACGTTGGCGGCAACAATGAAGTCAAAAACTTAGATCTCGTCCATCTCCTCTGTACATTAATGGATGAAATGGCCCCTCAACTGCCAGTTCGTCCAAGTCAAGAGTTGATAACATTTGTCCGCGATCGCCCCGGACATGACCGGCGCTATGCTATCAACGCCAGTAAAATCAAGACAGAACTAGAATGGCAACCGTCGGTCACAGTCGAAGAAGGGTTACGACGGACTGTGAGCTGGTATCTCAGTCATGAAGACTGGTGGAAACCCTTGCTCTCAGAAGATTACCGCAACTACTACGACCAGGTATATGGCCCTGAGTCAGCCCCGACTTCCACCTAAACTAGAGACTACCATGAAGGAAGGGGCCCTGAGGTTATCAAACCTAATCCCCTCTTTTCTCTAAGTTGGGTTCGTTGGATATGTTTCATGGTCGTTTCACAGCCATCACACAACCAATACAACGACTGAGTACTCAGGTTCCGTTGCGCCTTATTTTGGTGGTTCCCTTTCTCCTGGAAATCATCTTGATTGTCGGCTTAACGGGCTGGTTTTCGCTGCGCAAGGGCCGTCAGGCAGTTCATAATCTTGTGAGCCAACTGGCCCAGGAAAAGAGCGATCGCATTGAAACGGAAATTGCTAAGTTTCTTGAAATTCCCTTGACGGTCAATCAAATCACCGCTAAAGCAGTTGCGCGCGATCGCATTGATGTTAGTAATGTTCGGAACCTGCAACCCCTCTTTTGGGACCAACTCCAAACGTTTCCCTCAATTAATAGTATTGGTTTTGGAGAATCCAATCAGGGTCATTTTATTGGGGTTGCGTCACGAAAAATTGACAATGAAACCCATTATTATATTGAATATGCTGACGAAGCAACCGGGGGAAACTTCAGGAGTTTCTCAGTGGATATTTTAGGACAGATGACCACTGGGCGTCTTATGAAACAGGATTTCGATGCTCGCGATCGCCCTTGGTATCAACGAACCATCGGCTTAGGTCATAGTAACTGGAGTCCTCTCTATATTCCCATAAGTCAGGCCGCCAATAACTCACTGGCGATTACGGCATCTCAACCCGTTTACGATGAAAATCATACCTTGTTAGGAGTCACAACCGTTACCCTACAACTACAATATATTAGTAATGTCCTTAAACAACTTGATATTGACTATGATGGACAAGCCTATATTGTGGACTCAACCGGTCAACTCATTGGCATTTCTGACGGAACAGATCCCCTCAATTCAATCACTGTAGATCCAGACTATCCAGGACAGTTCCTACGTCCCTATGCTCGCAATAGCAACCAAAGTATTATTGCAAAATCTGCCCAATACTTGGAATCTAAATTTGGTCATTGGAGCCAGATTACAGAGCGAAAAAACCTCTATCTTCAAACTGAAACTGAAAATTACTTCTTACAAGTTCGCCTAATTCGTGATAACTATGGTGTTCGCTGGCGTAGTGTAGTCATTGTTCCCGAATCGAAGTTTATGGGAGAAATTGAAGCTAACCAGCGTTTAACTCTTATTTTATGTGCGATCGCCCTCGTTATTGCTGCTGGACTAGGTTGGCTGACGGCCCGTTGGCTGACTCAATCCCTTTTCGAACTCAGTGAAATCAGTCAAGATATTGCCCATGGAAAACGCGATCGCCCTATTCCAAAGGGAGGAATCCGAGAAATCAGTCAACTCTCAGACTCCTTTAGACAAATGGCCCAACAACTGCAAACCTCCTTTGATGTTCTCGAAGATAAAGTAGCAGAGCGGACGGCCCAACTCCAAGAAGCCAAACAAGTCGCCGATGCCGCCAATGCCGCCAAAAGTAAATTTATTGCCAATATGAGCCATGAACTGAGAACTCCCCTAAATGGGGTTCTCGGCTATGCCCAGATT
Proteins encoded:
- a CDS encoding S8 family peptidase, whose protein sequence is MKNFLLTCLFFLGLGWALATFSGLANQGTYESLILNFRDDLSSAEVSQQLEEMSQQFNLTPRLNSEFSQRDHIYIVEGDREVLQDLRRQFRPYLQFAEPNYIYGVPEKPIQSSFDGSAIPGLSKSYPNDPLYSKQWNLKAINVEGAWADSTGEDIIVAVIDTGILKVADLEGTEFVEGYDFVNDQVTADDDNGHGTHVAGTISQTTDNEFGVAGIAYQAKLMPLKVLSKQGGGTVSDIAEAIRFAADHDADVINLSLGGSGESHLMRDAIDYAYNKGVVIIAAAGNANQNSAGYPARYPRVLGVAASNAAGDKAPYSNFGAGVDISAPGGDTRNGETGGILQHTLNPQDGSAVFAAFQGTSMASPHVAAVAALVKATGVESPDEVMTILKESARAVEEDSFNHFGAGHLDAASAVQLAVKGQLNFRDFFRWLRDNGYLNPRFWIDGGTIALIPKLAMVIGSYLLAWLLRNYFPFRWNWNLATGLVMGSSGVFILRSFYVFDLPQWPLRLAGSSLPELGTAVQGNPALNPIFASVLIPGVLLVLLLGHAQRKWWAIGATLGVASCLAVSAVVDPELVWLGSGWLARGFLAANAIACWMLARLAAKPGGITA
- a CDS encoding PEP-CTERM sorting domain-containing protein, which gives rise to MKFFNLTLVGLSVATVASLTLGVEGASARPGRGNGNGGGNSSSSGGLVAQETCNIANLTGTTDCEGIFDGNDSNSITTSTEMFGKTGWSEIWKVDDSSGTEGPLTVALNNAGQETSGTWTLSEDFNFDLYDSVMFVLKGGPTFTAYKSDGVTMSGTWNTDDLRNGGGGVGPGLSHFTVWTTGSGSGGNGPEPTPVPEPAALLGLGSVALASRFLRRKSEDA
- a CDS encoding PEP-CTERM sorting domain-containing protein; this translates as MKLLNSTTTTLCGIAVGLLAASAPAQAANLVWGTQSGNDCSGFFGTGFENCEVNGSPVIAKVDYEDDNIAEWETNSMFPTITGVEWTFDDDGAASGTWTYTKDDSADPDIRYWVAKGGNSFNLFYHIADDADASACMGANAFSSECLQQAIVSTTGEWFTPNTPGPVGNQAGLSHLTFYDTKNGEPNPIPEPATIFGLGAIALASRFLRRKSDDA
- the dapB gene encoding 4-hydroxy-tetrahydrodipicolinate reductase, which produces MASQSPIPVVVNGAAGKMGREVVKAVAQAEDMMLLGAVDTNPNVAGQDVGEVAGCGPLEVPILSDLQSTLVMATQEQTQGVMVDFTHPSGVYENIRAAIAYGVRPVVGTTGLSPEQIQDLAEFAEKASTGCLIIPNFSIGVVLMQQAAIQASKYFDHVEIIELHHNQKADAPSGTAIKTAEMLGELGKRYNPAAVEEEEKLQGARGSVGQENIRIHSVRLPGLIAHQEILFGAPGQVYTLRHDTSDRACYMPGVLLSIRQVTQLNALVYGLEKII
- a CDS encoding DUF4126 domain-containing protein, whose protein sequence is MVEILAALSASAAAGLRIGLPLLMIGLVKTNLWSDVPLLSNFSPSLVVGVLAAWSCFELFASKQLLGQRVLQIMQLVFSPIAGAIVGMAVAQLAEIEDWQVGVIGIVGGLLALVLQLVQTGWFFRLRGLPIWAIWLQDALSVLLVLFAFDAPQQGGLIALLLLWLAIRSSSAWYRWHRQERYKRRLMQHAEYQEALEEEEENQQS
- a CDS encoding Npun_F0494 family protein, with protein sequence MTLPPSTSIPYSETSLDRARRAIRCAPFTLKLYQDFRQQGIFLEKIVGETGVQQGYSLYPLGELAAENDLLWLINVGVLRREVDGQGITDSFRLTPLGRVVVDEWAANEATWLDEITLGDRLSNSLRRWLRWPF